Proteins from a single region of Sediminitomix flava:
- a CDS encoding SusD/RagB family nutrient-binding outer membrane lipoprotein yields the protein MKTLNKYLVLLLTVLLFGACTDNFEDINDPKTGANTMEPGPLFTRSLVTGSGMSYRIYQLVNQTSTGYWSQHWANIQPAFSGDIFEPSPGNGIWDYYYAKKYFAPLNLNYQAKKILETSDRVNPIQLACTRIWNVYMYSTMTDLYGDIPYSEAIEMNLPKFDKQEDIYTDFFKELNESIVQIEENQALGYPTFGTADVLFEGNIQQWIQFANSLKLRLAMRMSNVEPAVAQNIISEISLDQLILRNVDNVKIMAETAENAVTHDTKNPLGFVYVWNEVRGSTLLVDNMKFEDGTTDPRLPRYLEPNIDGEFVGLDNGQSIADLNLGYDDHYKPNFCNIGPAFNSQAEEVAFHLISASEVNFLLAEAALKGWVAGSASEYYLAGIDASMEQFEVTDQAAIDTFKAHQNIQFNSANALEQIMTQKWVALFTNEVQAWCDMRRTGFPEPIAPVFNFPGNETMPRRIPYPTAEINYNSNNYQEAVNRMGGDTQYTRMWWDVN from the coding sequence ATGAAAACATTGAATAAATATTTAGTGCTTCTTTTAACGGTATTACTGTTTGGAGCATGTACTGATAATTTTGAAGACATAAACGATCCTAAAACTGGTGCAAATACGATGGAACCAGGACCACTTTTCACTAGATCTTTAGTGACAGGTTCAGGGATGAGTTATAGAATTTATCAATTGGTAAATCAGACTTCAACAGGTTATTGGTCACAACACTGGGCGAATATTCAACCTGCTTTTTCTGGTGACATTTTCGAGCCTTCACCAGGAAATGGAATCTGGGATTATTACTATGCAAAAAAATATTTTGCTCCATTGAACTTGAATTATCAAGCTAAAAAGATATTGGAAACTTCAGATAGGGTCAACCCAATACAATTGGCTTGTACAAGAATCTGGAATGTGTATATGTATTCGACAATGACTGATTTGTATGGTGATATTCCATATTCTGAAGCTATCGAAATGAACCTTCCTAAGTTTGATAAACAGGAAGACATCTATACGGACTTCTTTAAAGAGCTTAATGAATCGATTGTCCAAATCGAAGAAAACCAAGCGTTGGGCTATCCTACTTTTGGTACAGCAGATGTACTTTTTGAAGGAAATATACAACAATGGATTCAGTTTGCCAATTCACTAAAATTGAGATTGGCTATGCGTATGAGTAATGTAGAACCAGCGGTAGCTCAAAACATCATATCTGAAATTTCTTTAGATCAATTGATTTTAAGAAATGTAGACAATGTGAAAATTATGGCTGAAACAGCTGAGAATGCAGTAACTCATGATACAAAGAACCCCCTAGGTTTTGTTTATGTATGGAATGAGGTTAGAGGAAGTACACTTCTTGTTGACAATATGAAATTTGAAGACGGTACTACAGACCCTCGTTTACCACGCTACCTTGAGCCAAACATTGATGGTGAATTTGTAGGTTTGGATAACGGACAAAGTATTGCAGACCTAAACTTGGGTTATGATGATCATTACAAACCAAACTTCTGTAACATTGGTCCAGCATTCAATTCTCAGGCAGAAGAAGTAGCATTTCATTTGATCAGTGCTTCAGAAGTTAATTTCTTATTGGCTGAAGCAGCATTAAAAGGATGGGTAGCAGGTAGTGCATCTGAATATTATTTAGCAGGTATTGATGCTTCAATGGAACAGTTTGAAGTAACTGACCAAGCGGCTATTGATACGTTCAAAGCACATCAAAATATACAATTCAATTCTGCGAATGCTTTAGAGCAAATTATGACTCAAAAGTGGGTAGCATTATTCACAAACGAAGTACAAGCTTGGTGCGATATGAGAAGAACTGGTTTCCCAGAACCAATTGCTCCAGTGTTCAACTTCCCTGGTAATGAAACTATGCCACGCAGAATTCCTTATCCAACAGCGGAGATAAATTATAACTCAAATAATTATCAAGAGGCTGTAAATCGTATGGGTGGAGATACTCAATACACTCGTATGTGGTGGGATGTGAATTAG
- a CDS encoding SusC/RagA family TonB-linked outer membrane protein, which translates to MNKISKLLAVLLLFVTALPLWAQSRVVTGTVKDQNNQLLIGVNVKIKDSSHGTITDFDGNFKLELDEGATTLEFSYIGYKSEVVEVGTQSHFDIVMTEDAEQLEEVVVTALGIKRDKKAVGYAMQQVGGEEITTVAAASPFSALSGKIAGMDVSTSGSGAAGSTSIRIRGANSLSSSNEALIVIDGVPMENSGGSGAGAFGGFDYGSNINNINAEDIESINVLKGGAAAALYGSRGLNGVVMITTKKGSKNDQLKVTYNANYTWERPNVVPEFQNQYAQGSGGKYLATSVNGWGPKMTGQQVTNFLGETQTLMTNNENPVGDFFRTGSTFNNTVSVSKSGENNTVYFSATHMKNQGIMPNAELERLSLNLRATSKLTDYLTMDSKVNIINQDVFNRPNLGGSPDNPMYTLSQMPRSVSLDQLQVYQTNSGLPVMYNTNYRMEGGYPVWAGTGSFPFASNPLMQNPYWAVNENTNQDVRNRIIAFTELDLDIKKLLVGVPLDNFSLKTRASIDYTMDERERHTADQTLYKPAGLATINYSKSNFSEVNYDAFLSGLKSFGDFGFSFMAGGNLRYNKSNGYASSSQSGIVDPNLGYILQNFNNVITSQSITEKTMQSLFGTLTFDYKDQLFLNFNMRNDWTSALAPGYWSFYYPSVDLSWIISEAVNLPEAVNMMKVRASYAEVGNDLGPHSIFYSFATNPNQYYGLPYGGIPSSKPLYELQPERARSIDFGLETHFFDDRIILDVAYYQTSTDNQIFYAPLPPSSGYNTGLTNAGLVMNQGLEIALNTDIVRTNDFTWQMNVNASRNWSEVLELTEGVPVLNSFAAGGAMIQHQAGQPLGQIVGTAYMRDENGTIMLDEQNLPMYQLTEDGAMNEQVTIGNSVPKWILGINNSFRYKQFSLNVAIDGKFGYDMFSYTNLVGNQRGTLATSVDGRDGWYESEALRAQANVPSNSWTPTGGMKVTGVNQEGQAVEAYVDPQLYYDRLSNITEAYVYDASYLRLQQVSLGYTFPNKMLESTPFRNVTFSAVGQNLFYLYSNVPNVSPNSTVATNNAGGIEIFAFPETASYGFNLKVEF; encoded by the coding sequence ATGAATAAGATATCCAAATTATTGGCAGTATTGTTACTGTTTGTGACAGCACTTCCTTTATGGGCACAATCCCGGGTTGTTACGGGAACGGTCAAAGACCAAAACAACCAACTTCTAATAGGGGTGAATGTGAAGATCAAAGATTCCTCACATGGTACAATTACGGACTTTGATGGTAACTTTAAATTAGAACTTGATGAAGGAGCTACAACCCTAGAATTTAGTTATATAGGTTATAAAAGTGAAGTTGTAGAAGTAGGGACACAATCTCATTTTGATATTGTGATGACAGAAGATGCAGAGCAATTGGAGGAAGTGGTAGTGACAGCTTTGGGTATCAAACGTGATAAAAAAGCGGTTGGTTATGCCATGCAACAAGTAGGAGGAGAAGAGATAACAACAGTAGCAGCAGCTTCACCATTCTCGGCTTTATCTGGTAAAATTGCAGGTATGGATGTTTCTACATCGGGTTCAGGTGCAGCAGGATCTACTTCTATTCGAATAAGAGGAGCCAATTCATTATCGAGTAGTAATGAAGCTTTAATTGTAATTGATGGAGTACCAATGGAAAACTCTGGTGGTTCTGGAGCAGGTGCTTTTGGTGGTTTCGATTATGGTTCTAACATAAATAATATTAACGCTGAAGACATTGAATCTATCAACGTCTTGAAAGGTGGTGCTGCAGCAGCATTGTACGGGTCAAGAGGTTTGAATGGTGTTGTAATGATTACGACTAAAAAAGGATCAAAGAATGATCAATTAAAAGTTACTTACAATGCTAACTATACTTGGGAAAGACCAAATGTAGTTCCGGAGTTCCAAAATCAATATGCACAAGGTTCTGGTGGTAAATATTTGGCGACAAGTGTAAATGGTTGGGGTCCTAAAATGACAGGACAACAAGTGACTAACTTTTTGGGTGAGACACAAACTTTGATGACAAACAATGAAAATCCTGTAGGAGATTTCTTTAGAACAGGATCAACATTTAATAATACTGTTTCTGTAAGTAAATCAGGAGAAAATAATACCGTGTATTTCTCTGCTACTCACATGAAAAATCAAGGTATTATGCCAAATGCTGAGTTAGAAAGATTGTCATTGAACTTGAGAGCGACTTCTAAATTGACGGATTATCTGACAATGGATTCTAAAGTGAATATCATCAATCAAGATGTGTTCAACAGACCAAACTTAGGTGGTTCACCTGATAACCCAATGTATACTTTATCTCAAATGCCAAGATCAGTTTCATTGGATCAACTTCAAGTGTATCAAACCAATAGTGGTCTTCCTGTAATGTATAATACAAACTACAGAATGGAAGGTGGTTATCCAGTATGGGCAGGAACGGGTTCATTTCCTTTTGCATCAAATCCTTTAATGCAGAACCCTTATTGGGCGGTAAATGAAAATACTAACCAAGATGTAAGAAATAGAATTATTGCTTTTACAGAGCTAGACTTAGATATTAAGAAATTATTAGTTGGTGTACCATTAGATAATTTCTCTTTAAAAACTAGAGCTAGTATAGATTATACAATGGATGAAAGAGAGCGTCATACTGCAGATCAAACACTATATAAACCTGCAGGGTTAGCGACAATCAATTACTCTAAGTCAAACTTTAGTGAAGTTAACTATGATGCATTCTTAAGTGGTTTGAAATCTTTCGGTGATTTCGGATTCAGTTTCATGGCGGGTGGTAACTTACGTTATAACAAAAGTAACGGATATGCTTCTTCGAGTCAGTCTGGAATTGTTGATCCGAACTTGGGTTATATTCTTCAAAACTTTAATAATGTAATCACAAGTCAATCAATTACTGAGAAAACGATGCAATCATTGTTTGGAACATTGACCTTCGATTACAAAGACCAATTGTTCTTGAACTTTAATATGAGAAATGATTGGACTTCAGCATTGGCACCAGGTTATTGGAGTTTTTATTACCCTTCAGTGGATTTAAGCTGGATTATTTCAGAGGCAGTTAATTTACCTGAAGCGGTTAATATGATGAAAGTTAGAGCTTCTTATGCTGAAGTTGGAAATGACTTAGGCCCACATAGCATCTTCTATTCATTTGCTACAAATCCTAATCAGTACTATGGTTTACCTTATGGAGGAATTCCTTCTTCAAAACCATTATATGAACTACAGCCAGAAAGAGCAAGATCAATTGACTTTGGTCTAGAAACACACTTCTTTGATGATCGAATTATCTTGGATGTAGCCTATTATCAAACGAGTACTGATAATCAGATTTTTTATGCACCACTACCTCCATCTTCAGGGTATAATACAGGTCTGACAAATGCAGGTTTAGTGATGAACCAAGGACTTGAGATTGCTCTAAATACGGATATTGTAAGAACAAATGATTTTACTTGGCAGATGAATGTAAATGCCAGTAGAAACTGGTCAGAGGTATTAGAATTAACAGAAGGAGTTCCAGTGTTGAATTCATTTGCAGCAGGAGGAGCTATGATTCAGCATCAAGCAGGTCAACCTCTTGGTCAAATTGTTGGTACTGCCTATATGAGAGACGAAAATGGTACAATTATGCTTGATGAGCAAAACCTTCCTATGTATCAGCTTACAGAAGATGGTGCAATGAATGAGCAAGTAACTATTGGTAACTCTGTTCCAAAATGGATTTTAGGTATTAATAATAGCTTCCGTTACAAGCAATTCTCTCTAAATGTAGCGATTGATGGTAAGTTTGGTTATGACATGTTCTCATACACTAACCTAGTCGGAAATCAGAGAGGTACTTTAGCTACTTCTGTAGATGGAAGAGATGGCTGGTACGAATCTGAAGCACTAAGAGCACAAGCAAATGTTCCTTCAAACAGCTGGACACCAACTGGAGGTATGAAAGTTACAGGTGTAAACCAAGAAGGGCAAGCAGTAGAGGCTTACGTTGATCCTCAACTATATTATGATAGATTGAGCAACATTACTGAAGCTTATGTTTATGATGCTTCTTACTTAAGATTACAACAAGTTTCTTTGGGCTATACTTTCCCAAATAAAATGTTGGAAAGCACGCCATTCAGAAATGTAACATTTTCGGCAGTAGGTCAAAACTTATTCTATTTGTATAGCAATGTACCAAATGTTTCGCCTAACTCGACAGTAGCAACAAACAATGCTGGAGGTATCGAAATATTTGCTTTCCCTGAGACAGCTAGTTACGGATTCAATCTTAAAGTAGAGTTTTAA
- a CDS encoding FAD-dependent oxidoreductase, protein MTEIEKKSYDVVVAGAGIAGIGAAVKAGRMGVKTLLIERYGFVGGMSTAGMVSPFMKHDIDGDQLVKGVFQDIEDRMISQGGMIDNGFYAANFRIATLELLEEANVDILLHAEPLTVEVENKRLQSIDVLVDGLVQRIEANTFIDTTGDAQLLYLGNLPWVKGDEKTGKTQAMTLFFRMAGIDMKKAFEWAKQNPQDFLAWNDFVYEEGKIASIAGWTAHVKKGIQQGKLPKGLEYVFFTTLPEDGEGSFNCSNILGLDASNADDLTKAEVIGREQVDAICRMLQDEVEGFENAYLLETAVQVGVRETRRALGDYEVTGDDIAGGTKFEDKIARGCYGIDIHGQEDEESRMEDLPEGHYYDVPFRSLLVSEVENVMVAGRCISSTREGHSALRIMPTACATGEACGTAAALSAIETKNLRDISITKIQEEVSYNI, encoded by the coding sequence ATGACAGAAATAGAAAAGAAATCGTATGATGTAGTGGTTGCTGGTGCTGGTATTGCAGGAATTGGAGCCGCAGTGAAGGCAGGTCGAATGGGTGTGAAAACGCTTTTAATCGAACGTTATGGTTTTGTGGGAGGAATGTCAACAGCTGGTATGGTATCACCTTTCATGAAGCACGATATTGATGGTGACCAATTAGTGAAAGGTGTTTTTCAAGACATTGAAGATCGCATGATTTCTCAAGGAGGAATGATCGATAATGGTTTTTATGCAGCGAACTTCAGAATTGCAACCTTGGAATTGTTGGAAGAGGCGAATGTAGATATTTTACTTCATGCAGAACCGCTTACCGTAGAAGTTGAAAATAAAAGACTTCAATCAATAGATGTATTAGTGGATGGTTTGGTTCAAAGAATTGAAGCAAATACATTTATTGATACGACTGGTGATGCTCAATTACTTTATCTTGGAAATCTACCTTGGGTAAAAGGAGATGAAAAGACAGGTAAAACACAAGCCATGACACTTTTCTTCCGAATGGCAGGAATTGACATGAAAAAAGCATTTGAGTGGGCAAAACAAAATCCACAAGACTTTTTAGCATGGAACGATTTTGTTTATGAAGAAGGTAAAATAGCTTCTATTGCTGGTTGGACAGCACATGTCAAAAAAGGTATTCAGCAAGGGAAATTACCGAAAGGTTTGGAATATGTTTTCTTTACAACACTACCAGAAGACGGCGAAGGCTCATTTAACTGTTCCAATATTTTAGGACTAGATGCTAGTAATGCTGATGACCTAACTAAAGCAGAAGTTATAGGACGAGAGCAAGTAGATGCAATTTGCAGAATGCTTCAAGACGAGGTCGAAGGATTTGAAAATGCATACTTACTAGAAACAGCGGTGCAAGTTGGTGTTCGAGAAACAAGAAGAGCTTTGGGTGATTATGAAGTGACAGGAGATGACATTGCTGGTGGAACAAAGTTTGAAGACAAAATAGCAAGAGGCTGCTATGGAATAGATATTCACGGGCAAGAGGACGAAGAAAGTAGAATGGAAGATTTACCTGAAGGTCATTATTACGATGTTCCTTTCAGATCGTTACTCGTATCTGAAGTGGAAAATGTAATGGTTGCAGGAAGATGTATTTCATCTACAAGAGAAGGACATAGTGCGTTGCGAATTATGCCAACGGCTTGTGCTACAGGTGAAGCTTGTGGTACAGCGGCGGCTTTATCAGCCATAGAAACTAAAAATTTGAGAGATATATCGATTACCAAAATTCAAGAAGAAGTTAGTTACAACATCTAA